In Nasonia vitripennis strain AsymCx chromosome 2, Nvit_psr_1.1, whole genome shotgun sequence, a genomic segment contains:
- the LOC100679241 gene encoding uncharacterized protein LOC100679241 isoform X3, whose protein sequence is MAMLCCVSRKAAGGSDNADAARCRASAELSRFVEVCRDLGSRSQRNEEDEALRRLDEAVLDVAAVASSFSSFRRLETLDEETPDFAYAQQPDVLLPCAVCARKFNPRSLEKHVKICERTAARKRKPFDSAKQRIQGTELAEFLPKQQPLQPAGPANPAPPEPRRSSGGQAHAEERLASRRPNNQWKQSRDEFLRAIRAARGDNPQRTSHQPASNSQQRPSSLSLVSSAGAPTRSNEKGQCPTCQRQFGVKSYDRHVAFCKERSTRLPASPQTSNNVAKERLEARMKYRAPALKKRRPTNREKYSPGGAQKLVVQSPLLARSAIKDAQVNGQKNADTSSPKLPMLKRPGQTHSKESPVGPMKSRPIDRSNRQSDSQESLPNTPVTKQLFSSRRLILLSEVLPSKILPPKTPLSSASSQKSSARLVSQLPSKELSESPKPKTERKFRRSSRMKPRKIVPDQEDEEAELESTGNPAEQSHDYVRWKQIREDARRCESISKVEMLSDLAGLSSLEEGNSTTDEFEYNERMVRSSRSSSARIEEEPSNDRTCAIKAAELEPPRNDDSEEDDLSSASTKTFRKSEAEFVDWLDLCQRNGSEESNENKAEEAPALSKEVRQRLPAQQPNKSHSMPNIADIRAGKRNAEAPERIDRRQRETETQTSPNCSSRRCATYVIDEASLGNSSHRQRLEKTAEASLESRRKLQPPPPPPPPAPAAKNELEKTPRVPETRHQNKAEQRQSFVVFDYYRNAAASDASSVVEPEETLSFDEDFADENESNASELIKEIDSGSFDEADPMASRTKSRPWTGASFAEEHFEKEICTITRLDGGAARQALLLPSIEWKGRFEYHREKIVRAKPQSRIVELDSPRRCSHSERRSLLRRSFERLPRCDWNSYVRRHPDFSMILRGRIGAGKDYNPFLLAEQQLNDLFSDTSEQSSTDGSGICPAEKPNSSPGFPLSQSSSAFVKYPNNPVPLSPSPKQQQQQQPQQQQRISLIAPPTGFDDPTSSDLSSDCTETNSLSRELLTSSSNSNSLRLEREHVLGRRVIVDPSQALGGGEFAPPAVEPAQKIAGNGPNSSSTRLVRPLANRSNSMRASSAPKPPERKISSSSSSGGSDLARDNKAKQNGQNYRNQLNASNLSLSSVISSTDLEMKRSNSLFEELLSSFEDDANSTSRLPSLVSLVRTDPSVLSSTPQGNGHRQRLNGRINCSVNCSDDDAELSSPESIKRPECGGKLSADSAYSSANDVSGKLKLSKFCHECGAKFPDSAKFCCECGVKRLTL, encoded by the exons ATGGCGATGCTCTGCTGCGTCTCGAGAAAGGCCGCCGGCGGCAGCGACAACGCCGACGCGGCCCGCTGTCGGGCCTCCGCCGAGTTGTCCCGGTTCGTCGAGGTCTGCCGCGACCTCGGCAGCAGGAGTCAGAGGAACGAGGAGGACGAGGCCCTCAGGAGGCTGGACGAGGCGGTGCTCGACGTCGCGGCGGTCGCCAGTAGCTTCAGCAGCTTCCGCAGGCTCGAGACCCTCGACGAGGAGACGCCGGATTTCGCCT ATGCGCAGCAGCCGGATGTCCTGCTGCCCTGCGCGGTCTGCGCGCGCAAGTTCAACCCTCGCTCCCTCGAGAAGCACGTGAAGATCTGCGAGCGCACCGCGGCCCGCAAGCGCAAGCCCTTCGACTCAGCCAAGCAGCGGATCCAGGGCACCGAGCTCGCCGAGTTCCTCCCGAAGCAGCAGCCGCTGCAGCCAGCCGGCCCGGCCAATCCCGCCCCGCCGGAGCCCAGGAGGTCCAGCGGCGGCCAAGCGCACGCGGAGGAGAGGCTCGCAAGCAGGAGGCCCAACAACCAGTGGAAGCAGTCGCGGGACGAGTTCCTCCGCGCGattcgcgccgcgcgcggcgacaAC CCCCAGCGGACGTCGCACCAGCCGGCGAGCAACTCCCAGCAACGGCCCTCGAGCCTGTCCCTGGTCAGCTCGGCCGGAGCTCCGACGCGATCGAACGAGAAGGGCCAGTGCCCCACCTGCCAGCGCCAGTTCGGCGTCAAGTCCTACGACCGCCACGTGGCCTTCTGCAAGGAGCGCTCGACCCGGCTGCCCGCCAGTCCCCAGACCAGCAACAACGTCGCGAAGGAGCGCCTGGAGGCCAGGATGAAGTACCGGGCGCCGGCCTTGAAGAAGCGCAGACCCACCAATCGAGAGAAGTACTCGCCCGGCGGCGCACAGAAGCTCGTCGTCCAGTCGCCGCTCTTGGCCAGGTCGGCGATCAAGGACGCCCAGGTCAACGGGCAGAAGAACGCCGACACCAGCAGCCCCAAACTGCCGATGCT AAAGCGACCGGGCCAGACGCACAGCAAGGAGTCGCCTGTCGGACCGATGAAATCCAGACCCATCGACCGCTCGAACAG ACAGTCCGACTCCCAGGAATCCCTCCCGAACACTCCCGTGACCAAGCAGCTCTTCTCCTCCCGCCGTCTCATCCTTCTCTCCGAGGTTCTCCCCTCGAAGATCCTGCCGCCCAAAACCCCGCTGTCGTCCGCCTCGTCCCAGAAGTCATCCGCGAGACTGGTCTCCCAGTTGCCGAGCAAGGAGCTCAGCGAGTCGCCGAAACCGAAAACCGAGCGCAAGTTCAGAAGGAGCTCGAGGATGAAGCCTCGGAAAATAGTGCCCGACCAGGAGGACGAGGAAGCCGAGCTCGAGAGCACGGGTAATCCGGCGGAACAGAGCCACGACTACGTCAGGTGGAAGCAGATCCGCGAGGACGCCCGCAGGTGCGAGAGCATCTCGAAGGTGGAGATGCTGTCGGACCTCGCGGGGCTGTCCAGCCTCGAGGAGGGCAACTCCACGACCGACGAGTTCGAGTACAACGAGCGGATGGTCCGCTCGTCCCGGAGCTCGAGCGCGAGGATCGAGGAGGAGCCGTCGAACGATCGGACTTGCGCGATCAAAGCCGCGGAGCTGGAGCCGCCGAGGAACGACGATTCCGAGGAGGACGACCTCTCGAGCGCCTCGACAAAGACGTTCCGAAAGAGCGAGGCCGAGTTCGTCGACTGGTTGGATCTGTGTCAGAGGAACGGCAGCGAAGAGTCCAACGAAAATAAAGCAGAGGAAGCGCCGGCCCTGTCAAAAGAGGTCAGGCAGAGGCTGCCCGCGCAGCAGCCGAACAAGTCTCACAGCATGCCAAACATCGCGGACATCCGAGCCGGGAAGCGCAACGCTGAAGCCCCGGAGAGGATCG ATCGACGCCAGCGCGAGACCGAGACGCAGACGAGCCCGAACTGCTCCAGCCGGCGCTGCGCCACTTACGTAATCGACGAGGCATCGCTCGGTAACTCGAGTCACCGTCAGCGTCTCGAAAAAACGGCCGAGGCATCCCTCGAGAGCCGTCGGAAACTGCAGCCTCctccccctcctcctcctcctgcgcCGGCGGCTAAAAATGAACTGGAAAAAACGCCGCGGGTCCCGGAAACCCGGCACCAAAATAAAGCCGAGCAGCGCCAGAGCTTCGTGGTCTTCGACTACTACAGAAACGCCGCGGCGAGCGACGCGTCGAGCGTCGTCGAGCCCGAGGAGACGCTGTCGTTCGACGAGGACTTTGCCGACGAGAACGAGAGCAACGCCTCGGAGCTGATCAAGGAGATCGACTCGGGCAGCTTCGACGAGGCAGACCCGATGGCCAGCAGGACGAAGAGCAGGCCCTGGACGGGCGCGAG CTTCGCCGAGGAGCACTTCGAGAAGGAGATCTGCACCATCACGCGGCTCGACGGCGGCGCGGCTCGCCAGGCTCTCCTCCTGCCGAGCATCGAGTGGAAGGGCCGCTTCGAGTACCACCGGGAGAAGATCGTCAGGGCGAAGCCCCAGTCGAGGATCGTCGAGCTCGACAGCCCACGCCGATGCTCGCACTCGGAGCGGCGGAG CCTTCTTCGCAGGAGCTTCGAGCGGCTGCCGCGCTGCGACTGGAACAGCTACGTACGCAGGCATCCCGACTTTTCTATGATTCTCAGAGGTAGAAT CGGGGCCGGCAAGGACTACAACCCGTTCCTGCTAGCCGAGCAGCAGCTGAACGACCTCTTCTCCGACACGAGCGAGCAGTCGTCGACCGACGGCTCCGGCATTTGCCCGGCCGAAAAGCCCAATTCCAGCCCCGGTTTCCCCCTCTCCCAGTCCTCCTCCGCCTTCGTCAAGTACCCCAACAACCCCGTCCCCCTGTCCCCGTCcccgaagcagcagcagcagcagcagccgcagcagcagcaacgcatCTCCCTCATAGCCCCGCCCACGGGCTTCGACGACCCGACGTCCTCGGACCTGTCCAGCGACTGCACCGAGACGAACTCGCTGTCGCGCGAGCTGCTGACCTCCTCGTCGAactcgaattcgctgcggctCGAGCGCGAGCACGTCCTCGGCCGGCGAGTGATCGTCGATCCGAGCCAGGccctcggcggcggcgagttCGCCCCGCCGGCCGTCGAGCCGGCCCAGAAGATCGCGGGCAACGGGCCGAACTCGAGTTCGACGAGGCTGGTCCGGCCGCTGGCCAACCGGTCCAACTCGATGCGCGCATCCTCGGCCCCCAAGCCGCCCGAGCGGAAGATCTCGAGCTCCTCCTCCTCGGGCGGCTCGGACTTGGCGCGCGACAACAAGGCCAAGCAGAACGGCCAGAACTACAGGAACCAGCTGAACGCCAGCAACCTGAGCCTGAGCTCCGTCATCTCCTCGACGGACCTGGAGATGAAGCGCTCCAACTCGCTGTTCGAGGAGCTGCTCAGCTCGTTCGAGGACGACGCCAACTCCACCTCGAGGCTACCCTCGCTCGTGTCGCTCGTGCGAACCGACCCGTCCGTCTTGTCTAGCACTCCCCAGGGCAACGGGCACCGCCAGAGGCTCAACGGCAGGATCAACTGCAGCGTCAActgcagcgacgacgacgccgagcTCTCCTCGCCCGAGAGCATCAAGCGGCCGGAGTGCGGCGGCAAGCTCAGCGCCGACTCGGCCTACAGCAG TGCCAACGACGTGAGCGGCAAGCTGAAGCTGTCCAAGTTCTGCCACGAGTGCGGCGCCAAGTTCCCGGACTCGGCCAAGTTCTGCTGCGAGTGCGGCGTCAAGAGACTCACCCTCTGA
- the LOC100679241 gene encoding uncharacterized protein LOC100679241 isoform X1, translating into MAMLCCVSRKAAGGSDNADAARCRASAELSRFVEVCRDLGSRSQRNEEDEALRRLDEAVLDVAAVASSFSSFRRLETLDEETPDFAYAQQPDVLLPCAVCARKFNPRSLEKHVKICERTAARKRKPFDSAKQRIQGTELAEFLPKQQPLQPAGPANPAPPEPRRSSGGQAHAEERLASRRPNNQWKQSRDEFLRAIRAARGDNPQRTSHQPASNSQQRPSSLSLVSSAGAPTRSNEKGQCPTCQRQFGVKSYDRHVAFCKERSTRLPASPQTSNNVAKERLEARMKYRAPALKKRRPTNREKYSPGGAQKLVVQSPLLARSAIKDAQVNGQKNADTSSPKLPMLKRPGQTHSKESPVGPMKSRPIDRSNRQSDSQESLPNTPVTKQLFSSRRLILLSEVLPSKILPPKTPLSSASSQKSSARLVSQLPSKELSESPKPKTERKFRRSSRMKPRKIVPDQEDEEAELESTGNPAEQSHDYVRWKQIREDARRCESISKVEMLSDLAGLSSLEEGNSTTDEFEYNERMVRSSRSSSARIEEEPSNDRTCAIKAAELEPPRNDDSEEDDLSSASTKTFRKSEAEFVDWLDLCQRNGSEESNENKAEEAPALSKEVRQRLPAQQPNKSHSMPNIADIRAGKRNAEAPERIDRRQRETETQTSPNCSSRRCATYVIDEASLGNSSHRQRLEKTAEASLESRRKLQPPPPPPPPAPAAKNELEKTPRVPETRHQNKAEQRQSFVVFDYYRNAAASDASSVVEPEETLSFDEDFADENESNASELIKEIDSGSFDEADPMASRTKSRPWTGASFAEEHFEKEICTITRLDGGAARQALLLPSIEWKGRFEYHREKIVRAKPQSRIVELDSPRRCSHSERRSLLRRSFERLPRCDWNSYVRRHPDFSMILRGRIGAGKDYNPFLLAEQQLNDLFSDTSEQSSTDGSGICPAEKPNSSPGFPLSQSSSAFVKYPNNPVPLSPSPKQQQQQQPQQQQRISLIAPPTGFDDPTSSDLSSDCTETNSLSRELLTSSSNSNSLRLEREHVLGRRVIVDPSQALGGGEFAPPAVEPAQKIAGNGPNSSSTRLVRPLANRSNSMRASSAPKPPERKISSSSSSGGSDLARDNKAKQNGQNYRNQLNASNLSLSSVISSTDLEMKRSNSLFEELLSSFEDDANSTSRLPSLVSLVRTDPSVLSSTPQGNGHRQRLNGRINCSVNCSDDDAELSSPESIKRPECGGKLSADSAYSSLNRKYSNHHGRSANDVSGKLKLSKFCHECGAKFPDSAKFCCECGVKRLTL; encoded by the exons ATGGCGATGCTCTGCTGCGTCTCGAGAAAGGCCGCCGGCGGCAGCGACAACGCCGACGCGGCCCGCTGTCGGGCCTCCGCCGAGTTGTCCCGGTTCGTCGAGGTCTGCCGCGACCTCGGCAGCAGGAGTCAGAGGAACGAGGAGGACGAGGCCCTCAGGAGGCTGGACGAGGCGGTGCTCGACGTCGCGGCGGTCGCCAGTAGCTTCAGCAGCTTCCGCAGGCTCGAGACCCTCGACGAGGAGACGCCGGATTTCGCCT ATGCGCAGCAGCCGGATGTCCTGCTGCCCTGCGCGGTCTGCGCGCGCAAGTTCAACCCTCGCTCCCTCGAGAAGCACGTGAAGATCTGCGAGCGCACCGCGGCCCGCAAGCGCAAGCCCTTCGACTCAGCCAAGCAGCGGATCCAGGGCACCGAGCTCGCCGAGTTCCTCCCGAAGCAGCAGCCGCTGCAGCCAGCCGGCCCGGCCAATCCCGCCCCGCCGGAGCCCAGGAGGTCCAGCGGCGGCCAAGCGCACGCGGAGGAGAGGCTCGCAAGCAGGAGGCCCAACAACCAGTGGAAGCAGTCGCGGGACGAGTTCCTCCGCGCGattcgcgccgcgcgcggcgacaAC CCCCAGCGGACGTCGCACCAGCCGGCGAGCAACTCCCAGCAACGGCCCTCGAGCCTGTCCCTGGTCAGCTCGGCCGGAGCTCCGACGCGATCGAACGAGAAGGGCCAGTGCCCCACCTGCCAGCGCCAGTTCGGCGTCAAGTCCTACGACCGCCACGTGGCCTTCTGCAAGGAGCGCTCGACCCGGCTGCCCGCCAGTCCCCAGACCAGCAACAACGTCGCGAAGGAGCGCCTGGAGGCCAGGATGAAGTACCGGGCGCCGGCCTTGAAGAAGCGCAGACCCACCAATCGAGAGAAGTACTCGCCCGGCGGCGCACAGAAGCTCGTCGTCCAGTCGCCGCTCTTGGCCAGGTCGGCGATCAAGGACGCCCAGGTCAACGGGCAGAAGAACGCCGACACCAGCAGCCCCAAACTGCCGATGCT AAAGCGACCGGGCCAGACGCACAGCAAGGAGTCGCCTGTCGGACCGATGAAATCCAGACCCATCGACCGCTCGAACAG ACAGTCCGACTCCCAGGAATCCCTCCCGAACACTCCCGTGACCAAGCAGCTCTTCTCCTCCCGCCGTCTCATCCTTCTCTCCGAGGTTCTCCCCTCGAAGATCCTGCCGCCCAAAACCCCGCTGTCGTCCGCCTCGTCCCAGAAGTCATCCGCGAGACTGGTCTCCCAGTTGCCGAGCAAGGAGCTCAGCGAGTCGCCGAAACCGAAAACCGAGCGCAAGTTCAGAAGGAGCTCGAGGATGAAGCCTCGGAAAATAGTGCCCGACCAGGAGGACGAGGAAGCCGAGCTCGAGAGCACGGGTAATCCGGCGGAACAGAGCCACGACTACGTCAGGTGGAAGCAGATCCGCGAGGACGCCCGCAGGTGCGAGAGCATCTCGAAGGTGGAGATGCTGTCGGACCTCGCGGGGCTGTCCAGCCTCGAGGAGGGCAACTCCACGACCGACGAGTTCGAGTACAACGAGCGGATGGTCCGCTCGTCCCGGAGCTCGAGCGCGAGGATCGAGGAGGAGCCGTCGAACGATCGGACTTGCGCGATCAAAGCCGCGGAGCTGGAGCCGCCGAGGAACGACGATTCCGAGGAGGACGACCTCTCGAGCGCCTCGACAAAGACGTTCCGAAAGAGCGAGGCCGAGTTCGTCGACTGGTTGGATCTGTGTCAGAGGAACGGCAGCGAAGAGTCCAACGAAAATAAAGCAGAGGAAGCGCCGGCCCTGTCAAAAGAGGTCAGGCAGAGGCTGCCCGCGCAGCAGCCGAACAAGTCTCACAGCATGCCAAACATCGCGGACATCCGAGCCGGGAAGCGCAACGCTGAAGCCCCGGAGAGGATCG ATCGACGCCAGCGCGAGACCGAGACGCAGACGAGCCCGAACTGCTCCAGCCGGCGCTGCGCCACTTACGTAATCGACGAGGCATCGCTCGGTAACTCGAGTCACCGTCAGCGTCTCGAAAAAACGGCCGAGGCATCCCTCGAGAGCCGTCGGAAACTGCAGCCTCctccccctcctcctcctcctgcgcCGGCGGCTAAAAATGAACTGGAAAAAACGCCGCGGGTCCCGGAAACCCGGCACCAAAATAAAGCCGAGCAGCGCCAGAGCTTCGTGGTCTTCGACTACTACAGAAACGCCGCGGCGAGCGACGCGTCGAGCGTCGTCGAGCCCGAGGAGACGCTGTCGTTCGACGAGGACTTTGCCGACGAGAACGAGAGCAACGCCTCGGAGCTGATCAAGGAGATCGACTCGGGCAGCTTCGACGAGGCAGACCCGATGGCCAGCAGGACGAAGAGCAGGCCCTGGACGGGCGCGAG CTTCGCCGAGGAGCACTTCGAGAAGGAGATCTGCACCATCACGCGGCTCGACGGCGGCGCGGCTCGCCAGGCTCTCCTCCTGCCGAGCATCGAGTGGAAGGGCCGCTTCGAGTACCACCGGGAGAAGATCGTCAGGGCGAAGCCCCAGTCGAGGATCGTCGAGCTCGACAGCCCACGCCGATGCTCGCACTCGGAGCGGCGGAG CCTTCTTCGCAGGAGCTTCGAGCGGCTGCCGCGCTGCGACTGGAACAGCTACGTACGCAGGCATCCCGACTTTTCTATGATTCTCAGAGGTAGAAT CGGGGCCGGCAAGGACTACAACCCGTTCCTGCTAGCCGAGCAGCAGCTGAACGACCTCTTCTCCGACACGAGCGAGCAGTCGTCGACCGACGGCTCCGGCATTTGCCCGGCCGAAAAGCCCAATTCCAGCCCCGGTTTCCCCCTCTCCCAGTCCTCCTCCGCCTTCGTCAAGTACCCCAACAACCCCGTCCCCCTGTCCCCGTCcccgaagcagcagcagcagcagcagccgcagcagcagcaacgcatCTCCCTCATAGCCCCGCCCACGGGCTTCGACGACCCGACGTCCTCGGACCTGTCCAGCGACTGCACCGAGACGAACTCGCTGTCGCGCGAGCTGCTGACCTCCTCGTCGAactcgaattcgctgcggctCGAGCGCGAGCACGTCCTCGGCCGGCGAGTGATCGTCGATCCGAGCCAGGccctcggcggcggcgagttCGCCCCGCCGGCCGTCGAGCCGGCCCAGAAGATCGCGGGCAACGGGCCGAACTCGAGTTCGACGAGGCTGGTCCGGCCGCTGGCCAACCGGTCCAACTCGATGCGCGCATCCTCGGCCCCCAAGCCGCCCGAGCGGAAGATCTCGAGCTCCTCCTCCTCGGGCGGCTCGGACTTGGCGCGCGACAACAAGGCCAAGCAGAACGGCCAGAACTACAGGAACCAGCTGAACGCCAGCAACCTGAGCCTGAGCTCCGTCATCTCCTCGACGGACCTGGAGATGAAGCGCTCCAACTCGCTGTTCGAGGAGCTGCTCAGCTCGTTCGAGGACGACGCCAACTCCACCTCGAGGCTACCCTCGCTCGTGTCGCTCGTGCGAACCGACCCGTCCGTCTTGTCTAGCACTCCCCAGGGCAACGGGCACCGCCAGAGGCTCAACGGCAGGATCAACTGCAGCGTCAActgcagcgacgacgacgccgagcTCTCCTCGCCCGAGAGCATCAAGCGGCCGGAGTGCGGCGGCAAGCTCAGCGCCGACTCGGCCTACAGCAG tcTAAATCGCAAATATTCCAACCACCACGGACGCAGTGCCAACGACGTGAGCGGCAAGCTGAAGCTGTCCAAGTTCTGCCACGAGTGCGGCGCCAAGTTCCCGGACTCGGCCAAGTTCTGCTGCGAGTGCGGCGTCAAGAGACTCACCCTCTGA